One segment of Sinorhizobium sp. BG8 DNA contains the following:
- a CDS encoding DUF2157 domain-containing protein, whose protein sequence is MYRGRLERDLKLWVKGGLLDGSTADRLLAEYDARESSFSLGRVLMIIAALLVSAAALLLVAANWEAIPRTIRLGGIIALIWGAYLGGGWLAARGAPRLSAAFLVAGTLFFGGAIALVGQMYHLSGDATQAMLTWFAGAVAAAALFRSGAVTAVAGFLAFAVSGVDWGETLGPPSDLLVWLMPLLAVVVLLLARYTGASRARHLAYLQAVAWLFLLYMENDGRVTAFAIAAGGAICYLLATLRISPLHAMARQAGSAPAFYSYLVLLGGLFVLHFENQTVGGTLVLGIVTLAVAIGGIVLSGRDNGAVRYLAYAAFAAETLYLASETVGSIIGTSGFFLVSGLVVALVAWMVLRLERRFSGAATKVEA, encoded by the coding sequence ATGTATCGGGGCAGGCTCGAACGGGATCTGAAACTGTGGGTTAAGGGTGGCCTCCTGGACGGAAGCACAGCGGACAGACTGCTTGCAGAATATGACGCGCGCGAGAGTAGCTTCAGTCTGGGGCGGGTACTCATGATCATTGCCGCGCTCCTCGTTTCAGCGGCCGCGCTGCTTCTCGTGGCGGCGAACTGGGAAGCGATACCACGTACGATCCGGCTCGGCGGGATCATCGCGCTCATCTGGGGGGCTTATCTCGGCGGTGGATGGCTCGCGGCGCGAGGGGCACCGCGGTTGTCGGCAGCGTTTCTCGTCGCAGGGACGCTATTTTTTGGCGGCGCGATCGCCCTGGTCGGCCAGATGTATCATCTCTCAGGGGATGCGACGCAGGCTATGCTCACGTGGTTTGCCGGCGCAGTCGCCGCCGCGGCGTTGTTTAGGTCCGGTGCTGTCACGGCTGTCGCCGGATTTCTGGCCTTTGCAGTGTCGGGTGTGGATTGGGGAGAAACATTGGGTCCGCCGAGCGATCTGCTCGTCTGGCTGATGCCGCTCCTTGCGGTGGTCGTACTGCTGCTTGCACGGTATACGGGCGCGAGCCGGGCGAGGCATCTCGCCTATCTTCAGGCTGTGGCCTGGCTTTTCCTTCTCTATATGGAGAACGACGGGAGGGTTACGGCGTTTGCGATCGCTGCAGGGGGTGCAATCTGCTACCTGCTTGCGACGCTGCGCATCTCGCCTCTTCATGCAATGGCCAGGCAGGCGGGCTCGGCGCCGGCCTTCTACAGTTACCTCGTACTCCTCGGCGGGCTCTTCGTACTTCACTTCGAGAACCAGACGGTGGGCGGAACGCTTGTGCTCGGGATCGTGACACTTGCCGTTGCGATCGGCGGGATCGTTCTCTCCGGCAGGGACAATGGCGCCGTCCGCTATCTGGCCTATGCCGCCTTCGCGGCCGAGACACTCTATCTTGCATCCGAAACGGTAGGGTCGATCATCGGGACGTCAGGCTTCTTCCTCGTTTCCGGTCTGGTCGTCGCATTGGTTGCATGGATGGTGCTGCGACTCGAAAGGCGGTTTTCCGGAGCCGCGACAAAGGTGGAGGCTTGA
- a CDS encoding GDYXXLXY domain-containing protein produces the protein MARVLSGWHISPVVAGLLVAVLQTAIIGYMVEGRASILRSGAEVRLKTLPVDPRDLLRGDYVVLSYPMSTIPSTIITGPIPSRSGEQRLNVRLLPGADGTWTASEASFADLAPAAGSVVVRSLPFEFYRSGEGGLPETLFVQYGIERYYVPEGEGRVLEDARNQDELEIDARVSASGEMQIARILLRGKPVYDEPLY, from the coding sequence ATGGCACGCGTCTTGTCCGGCTGGCATATTTCACCAGTTGTTGCAGGTCTCCTCGTGGCGGTGCTGCAAACGGCGATCATCGGTTACATGGTCGAGGGGCGCGCCTCGATCCTGCGGAGCGGCGCAGAGGTTCGGCTGAAAACACTGCCTGTCGACCCAAGGGACCTCCTGCGTGGCGACTACGTGGTGCTGAGCTACCCGATGTCGACAATACCGAGCACGATCATCACGGGCCCGATCCCGTCGCGCTCGGGAGAGCAGCGGCTGAATGTAAGACTTCTGCCGGGCGCCGATGGCACCTGGACTGCGAGCGAGGCCTCGTTCGCGGATCTGGCCCCGGCGGCAGGCAGCGTGGTGGTGCGAAGCCTGCCCTTCGAATTCTATAGGAGCGGCGAGGGAGGGCTGCCTGAGACGCTCTTCGTGCAGTACGGCATCGAGCGCTACTATGTTCCGGAGGGCGAGGGCAGGGTCCTCGAGGATGCCCGCAACCAGGACGAGCTCGAAATCGACGCACGCGTGTCGGCGTCAGGCGAGATGCAAATCGCCCGTATCCTCCTGCGAGGCAAGCCCGTCTATGATGAGCCGCTCTATTGA
- the tig gene encoding trigger factor yields MQVIETLAEGLKREIKVVIPAKDMEARMNERLAEAKDRVRINGFRPGKVPVAHLKKVYGKSIMADLVNEIIRDRPTEILSERGEKSATQPEVAMTEDQAEAEKILNAEADFEFTLSYEVIPAIELKDVSGIKVVREVVDIDDKEVTDQILRIAESARTYESKKGKAAEGDRVTMDYLGKVDGVAFDGGKDEDAELVIGSNRFIPGFEDQLVGLKSGDEKVITVTFPADYPAANLAGKEATFDINVKDVAAPAALEINDELAKTLGLESADRLKEVVRGQIESQYGSMTRQKVKRQILDQLDEMYQFDTPQRLVDAEFENIWRQINTDLQQAGKTFADEETTEEEARVEYRKLAERRVRLGLVLSEIGEKANVQVSDEEMQRSLFEQLRQFPGQEKQILEYFQKTPGAAASLRAPLFEEKVVDHLLGEVNVTDKTVSKEELLADDEAEGDAKSEAKKAAPKKKAAAKADAEEGEEAAAPKKKAAAKKKAADDTAE; encoded by the coding sequence ATGCAGGTTATCGAAACGCTCGCTGAAGGGCTGAAGCGCGAAATCAAGGTCGTTATTCCGGCCAAGGACATGGAAGCTCGCATGAACGAGCGCCTGGCAGAAGCCAAGGATCGCGTTCGCATCAACGGCTTTCGCCCGGGCAAGGTTCCGGTCGCACACCTGAAGAAGGTTTACGGCAAGTCCATCATGGCGGATCTCGTCAACGAGATCATCCGTGACCGTCCGACCGAAATCCTTTCCGAGCGTGGCGAGAAGTCCGCGACGCAGCCTGAAGTCGCCATGACCGAAGATCAGGCGGAAGCCGAAAAGATCCTCAACGCAGAGGCCGATTTCGAGTTCACGCTGTCCTACGAAGTGATTCCGGCAATCGAACTCAAGGATGTCTCCGGCATCAAGGTCGTGCGCGAAGTCGTCGATATCGACGACAAGGAAGTCACCGACCAGATCCTGCGTATCGCCGAGAGCGCACGCACCTACGAGAGCAAGAAGGGCAAGGCCGCTGAAGGCGACCGCGTCACCATGGATTACCTCGGCAAGGTCGACGGCGTTGCCTTCGACGGCGGCAAGGATGAAGACGCGGAGCTGGTAATCGGCTCGAACCGCTTCATTCCGGGCTTTGAGGATCAGCTCGTCGGCCTGAAGTCAGGCGACGAAAAGGTGATCACCGTAACCTTCCCGGCCGACTATCCGGCTGCGAATCTGGCCGGCAAGGAAGCCACATTCGACATCAATGTGAAGGACGTCGCCGCTCCGGCCGCGCTCGAAATCAACGATGAACTGGCAAAGACCCTCGGTCTCGAGTCCGCCGACCGCCTCAAGGAAGTCGTTCGCGGCCAGATCGAAAGCCAGTACGGCTCGATGACCCGCCAGAAGGTCAAGCGTCAGATCCTCGACCAGCTGGACGAAATGTACCAGTTCGACACGCCGCAGCGCCTGGTCGATGCCGAGTTCGAAAACATCTGGCGCCAGATCAACACCGACCTCCAGCAGGCTGGCAAGACCTTCGCAGACGAGGAAACGACCGAGGAAGAAGCACGCGTCGAGTATCGCAAGCTCGCCGAGCGTCGTGTTCGCCTCGGCCTGGTCCTCTCCGAAATCGGCGAGAAGGCTAACGTTCAGGTAAGCGACGAGGAAATGCAGCGCTCGCTGTTCGAACAGCTTCGCCAGTTCCCCGGCCAGGAAAAGCAGATCCTCGAATATTTCCAGAAGACCCCGGGTGCAGCCGCTTCGCTCCGCGCTCCGCTTTTCGAAGAGAAGGTTGTCGACCATCTCCTCGGCGAAGTGAACGTCACGGACAAGACGGTTTCGAAGGAAGAGCTTCTGGCTGACGACGAAGCCGAAGGCGACGCAAAGTCCGAAGCCAAGAAGGCTGCGCCGAAGAAGAAGGCCGCTGCCAAGGCTGACGCCGAGGAAGGCGAGGAAGCTGCCGCTCCGAAGAAGAAGGCCGCCGCCAAGAAGAAGGCTGCCGACGACACCGCCGAGTAA